A single window of Nicotiana tomentosiformis chromosome 1, ASM39032v3, whole genome shotgun sequence DNA harbors:
- the LOC104115516 gene encoding serine/threonine-protein kinase D6PK encodes MERIHEVKQPPRQFPLEAKVTHAFSTSRKEVGVKCNVQDFRDLDLAVPRQTWKGKTSYQEEEELMIDAGSIKRSDDSLEDSGSTSFHGASHPPEPVDTDLMRPVYVPIGQKKADGKCLVKSMSLKGPFLDDLSIRVPNVKPSPSLLSPAESLVEEPNDLSVISSPFTVPRPSQNTEASLPPDSEEKECIWDASLPPSGNVSPLSSIDSTGVVRSMSIVNSCTSTYRSDVIMSDGMLSVDRNYESTKGSIRGDSLESGKTSLSRASDSSGLSDDSNWSNITGSANKPHKGNDPRWKAILAIRARDGILGMSHFRLLKRLGCGDIGSVYLSELSGTRCYFAMKVMDKASLASRKKLTRAQTEREILQLLDHPFLPTLYTHFETDRFSCLVMEYCPGGDLHTLRQRQPGKHFSEYAARFYAAEVLLALEYLHMLGVVYRDLKPENVLVRDDGHIMLSDFDLSLRCAVSPTLIRTSSDDPSKRGAAFCVQPACIEPTSVCIQPACFLPRIFNQKSKKRSPKPRAETGLPANALPELVAEPTSARSMSFVGTHEYLAPEIIKGEGHGSAVDWWTFGIFLHELLYGKTPFKGSGNRATLFNVVGQQLRFPESPATSYASRDLIRGLLVKEPQNRLGVKRGATEIKQHPFFEGVNWALIRCSTPPEVPRPIEAELPAKFGQVNPVGVGNTSKRVVGTDAKPGGKYLDFEFF; translated from the exons ATGGAAAGGATACATGAAGTAAAACAACCACCGAGGCAATTCCCTTTAGAGGCTAAGGTGACACATGCTTTCTCAACTTCCAGGAAGGAGGTCGGTGTTAAATGCAATGTGCAGGACTTCCGAGATTTAGATTTGGCTGTTCCAAGACAAACATGGAAAGGAAAGACCTCTTATCAGGAGGAAGAGGAACTCATGATCGATGCTGGTTCAATCAAGCGCAGTGATGATTCACTTGAAGACAGTGGCTCTACTTCATTTCATGGGGCGAGTCATCCTCCGGAACCTGTTGATACAGACCTAATGAGACCAGTGTACGTACCCATTGGTCAGAAAAAAGCAGATGGGAAATGCTTAGTGAAAAGCATGTCTTTGAAGGGTCCTTTCCTAGATGATCTTTCAATCCGGGTTCCTAATGTGAAACCGAGCCCATCTCTTCTTTCACCTGCAGAGAGCTTGGTTGAAGAGCCAAATGATCTGAGTGTAATCTCCTCTCCGTTTACAGTTCCTCGTCCATCTCAAAACACAGAAGCAAGTCTGCCTCCTGACTCCGAAGAGAAAGAATGTATTTGGGATGCATCGCTGCCTCCAAGTGGCAATGTAAGTCCACTTAGTAGCATTGATAGTACTGGTGTGGTGAGATCTATGAGCATTGTCAACAGTTGCACAAGCACGTATAGGAGTGATGTGATCATGAGCGATGGCATGCTTAGTGTGGACAGAAACTATGAGAGCACAAAAGGGAGCATTCGAGGGGATTCACTTGAAAGCGGTAAAACTAGCCTTAGCAGAGCAAGTGACAGCAGTGGACTTAGTGATGATAGTAATTGGAGTAACATTACTGGCAGTGCCAATAAGCCTCACAAAGGAAATGATCCTAGATGGAAGGCTATTCTCGCGATTCGGGCACGTGATGGTATATTAGGAATGAGTCACTTTAGGTTACTCAAAAGACTTGGTTGTGGAGACATTGGCAGTGTTTATCTTTCTGAGCTTAGCGGGACTCGCTGCTATTTTGCAATGAAAGTAATGGATAAGGCATCACTTGCGAGCAGGAAGAAATTGACTCGTGCTCAGACAGAAAGAGAAATCCTGCAGTTATTAGACCATCCATTCTTGCCAACCTTGTACACTCATTTTGAGACCGATCGCTTCTCATGTTTGGTCATGGAATATTGTCCTGGAGGAGATTTACATACTCTACGTCAGCGACAACCTGGGAAGCATTTTTCGGAATATGCTGCAAG GTTTTATGCAGCAGAAGTTCTACTGGCACTTGAATATCTACACATGCTTGGTGTTGTGTACAGAGACTTAAAACCTGAAAATGTTCTTGTGCGTGACGATGGCCACATTATGCTTTCAGATTTTGACCTATCCCTAAGATGTGCAGTTTCACCCACGCTCATAAGAACATCATCTGATGATCCTTCTAAAAGAGGAGCGGCATTCTGTGTGCAGCCAGCATGTATTGAGCCCACATCTGTATGCATTCAACCAGCATGCTTCCTTCCCCGCATATTTAATCAAAAGAGCAAGAAAAGATCACCTAAGCCTCGAGCCGAGACTGGGCTTCCAGCTAATGCACTGCCTGAGCTAGTCGCAGAACCTACTTCGGCACGCTCTATGTCATTTGTTGGGACTCATGAATATTTGGCCCCCGAGATTATCAAGGGAGAAGGCCACGGCAGTGCGGTTGATTGGTGGACATTTGGTATTTTCCTGCATGAACTACTATATGGTAAGACCCCATTCAAGGGATCAGGAAACAGGGCAACTCTTTTCAATGTAGTAGGCCAACAGCTCAGGTTTCCAGAGTCTCCTGCAACCAGTTATGCGAGCCGTGATCTGATACGTGGCTTGCTTGTTAAAGAGCCTCAAAATCGACTTGGGGTGAAAAGAGGAGCAACTGAGATCAAGCAGCATCCTTTCTTTGAAGGCGTTAATTGGGCTCTGATACGTTGCAGTACGCCACCCGAAGTGCCAAGACCCATTGAGGCGGAGCTTCCTGCTAAGTTTGGGCAAGTGAACCCTGTTGGGGTTGGCAATACGAGTAAAAGAGTGGTAGGAACAGATGCAAAACCTGGGGGTAAATATCTTGACTTTGAGTTCTTTTAG